The sequence ttctgtCTGGCGTTACTTTGGTTCATGCTCACCCCTGCAGTTCATCGGTGTCATCCGACAGCATGCACTTCCTCATCAGGCAGAGGCGCAGGATTGCCACCAGGTGTCGGTAGAGAGCAGCATCATCCTGAGGGAGGAGAAAGGTGGTCAGAGATGACAGAGTCATCTTAGTTGTATTGCTCTGGCCACACCCATGGAGAATAATGATCAGCTTtgaaaaaatagtttttaataTGTGAGACGTTCCATCTGTATGTGGACTCTTTCCTCTCGTTATTTCCATTACACTTGAAGGCTGACGGGTTTAGTATACTCCTCATACTCACTGACCTCACTGGGCTCCTGCCTGTGGGTGCTATAGGTGATGTTAAAGAGGATTTTCAGTATCTCTGTGATGCGCTGAGAAGCTTCCAGAGAGATTGGTGGTGCTGCTGGATCCAGCACGCACTCGTACTGGTCCTTCCACTGAACCTCCAGGCAGCTCTCCAGGGCTGCTGTGAGGATGGACACCCCACCCTCCTGCAAGAGTAAAATAATGAGTGTGAGAGCGGGAAGGATGCCAGTGTGAGAATCTTCGTCTGTTCATatcattattaaaataaatacctACAATATATATTATGACAACCATATTATACACTGCACTGAATATTTAATACTGTAACGTTGTAGTTGAGTGTGGTTATGTTACCTGTTGAAgctgagtgctgagctctggaCGCAGTGCCGTCATGAGGAACATGAGGCGTAGTTCATAGAACTGAACACTGGAGGGAGATGAGCAACCGACACTTGCGGATAGACGCTCTATGAGACCACACATGAGCctgatggggggaaaaaaacacaagaggtaAGGGCTGTTCGGAAAATATGCTGATTTGCAAGATTTGTCTCGGCCTGCCCTTTCAAGTTCCATCTCAGTCTGGGATTCACATCTCTGGTCATGACCTTCAGCAACCCTCAGAGAATGGGCAGGAACTTGTTGCTTTCAAATCAAATGTGGCTGCATGTGTATACAATTAGCCTGATTACCAAATAGTTTGTGCACACTGGGGCATGTCACTGCAAAAATACTGAGTCAAATGGGCTTGATTTAGATTGGTTTTTGCTTCTTAACTAAGTTGTAGCTATAAGAAACTTAACATTGTCTGATCCAAtaagaaacaaacagcaaaatggaGCCAGAAATGCAAAGCCAGCTGCTGtatttaaaagtgttttgtactggattgttgtgtgtgtgtttgtctgcgtCATGTGAGTAAGCCCACCTGAGAGTACTGAACCTCTCCTGTGCCCAGGTGCTGTTGTACACCACATTACACAACACCTTCATGGcctcttttctctgtgcctcctcccctggctcctccccttcctcctcttcttccccctCCATCTTGCTCTCCCTGCGGTCCCTCCTCCCTCGCTCCAGCTCCTTGTGGTGGATGCTGCCTCTGTGCATTTCGTTGATGCTGGTCCTGTGGCTCCCAAACCAGCTGATACTGTCTAGATCTCCGCTGTTGGCGTTGCTGATGTCACTCTTGGCGTCCTCATCAAAGGCATGGCACTCTTCGTTTTGGTCATTTGCTTCAGTGTCACCCTCATCCTCATCGTTGTGGCTCTGCAAAACTTTGGCCTCAGCGAGAGACGCAATGATGTTATCGTAGAACTCAGAGTCAGGGTCGCTGGCGTCATCACTGGCATCGTTTGTGGTCAGCCCGGCTAGTTTGGCCAGAGTGAGCAGAGCGCTGTCGGTCACCAAGGGGCCCAGGACCTTTTTGTCCCTGGACAGGATCCTCAGGGTGCGCAGAGATACTCTTAACAGACGACATTTAACTCCTTTTCTTATAAACCTCACAAGGACAACCGCTAAATTCTGAGGACAGGAACAGAAAAGTAGAAGCTTAGTCAAACAGTAGTCTGCAATGGAACAACTGACAGTACCTCTGGGTAAACAGTAAGTGACAGTGTCACTTACCTGTCTCAGGATGAGGCCTCGATCCACCTCATACTCATCACAGTCGGAGTCCGAATCAGTGAACTCCCTCAATTTATTCTTCCTGAACTGGTACAGCACAACATAAATGAGATCgaatgtttcacacacacaagcaatacTTCAACATTATTTCTAAAGTGGCAGCACTGTACCTCTTCtagttttctttgcttttggaGGTGGATAGTCCGATTTCAGTGAGCAATGCATCAGAAGAGAGGGAAAATTGAGAGATAAACAACGCCACTCTGAATCAGGGGCCATATTCACAAAGTGTCTTATCTTACCAAGATTAAGAGTTTCCACTTAAGAGTTTTTCACAAATCTGCTGAGAGCTACTTTTCATGAGGGACCAAGAGAACTCACAAGCTAAGAGAAATTAAATGGTCATCAATACATAGAAGGGTGAAAAGAACTTGACTGCATAAGAttagattacaaaataaaataaaatgagataaaattatattatattaaaaaatacattgaaTTAATatcaattaattaaataatataaaaaaaattataattcaatttaattaaatgaaaagacagacagacttttAAAGCaccttatttttttccccaaacaacTTTTAGCCATAAGATGCTTTGTAAATACAGCCTCAGATCTTCTGTTCAGTGGCTGTAAATGACAGAGCTGAAAGTGTTGAATAGATTAACATGCAGTACGCTGGTTACTCAATCACTCTGCCAGGGCTCAATCTGCCTGAGTATGCAAGGAGAGGGGATCAGGGATACAACTGATACAGCAGAATTACTAatcacagacagactgtggaGTGGGGGTAGGGAGAGGTGGATGACATGGAGGGGTGGATGACATGGGGGTGTGACAAAAGGCGAGGTCTAAGGAACACCGGGAGGACAGGGATAGGACAGTAAGCTTTTGCTCATTTAACTGGTGCAGTAACATAATCCAACTCACTTTCCTTCGGTCCCTCTCCTCTGCATCAAAGAAGAAGCACTGTGCATACTGAGGGGAGagaaatgatgacaaaaatGGTCTGCGACTGCAGTGTATCATCCAGACATGACAACATGTGCGCTTCTGTGTGTCGTCACCTCTTTGTTGAACTCCTGTAGCTGTGTCTGAACACCGTTCTCATCCCCCCGCTTGATGCACTGGATAATCCCTTCCACATCCACATCCATGCTTCCTGCGCACACAGGGAGAGGAATAATCATTCAGGCCATAACAAAATTAAAGTTACACAACAACAATGATGAGGATGGTGCTGACAGAGGTCACGCATTCTTAGACATATagtgacaaaaacacatcatctgCAGTGTATGTTGTCTGTAATTCACTTGTAAGATGGAAAAAAGACCAAGTCAGTGTGAAAttaaagagcagaaaaacagccaTTCAGTAAAATACTCAGCACATCCTCGTATCATCATAGCAGCCACATCAGTTTGATCACTGAGAAATGTGAAAGCTGCGTCTTCGTCTTTTACATGACCACTATCCAGGAATGCAACCTATTTTATTGGTAACATAAAAAAGATGGAAATACAAATAGAGATAACAAGACCTTCACAACATATAATTGTCTAAACTTACCTTGGGCAATTCACTTTAGCCAGGTGATGTACTCGTAGGTGCGCCAAAATGACCTTAAGTCTGCTAACTCAAAAGAGCTGTCACTGTTCTAACCTTACTTCAGATTCTCAGTCCACGTCAGTTTCTCAGTCCACGTATGTGCAGACTGCTGTGTTGTGCCTCTGAATTTGCTCAGTTCACTTTCTTTCCAGTCATCCTCATGCACTCAGCctaactctctctctcgctctcgctctctttctctctctcgctttaaTCCAGGAGAGATGCAGTGCCCATGGAGTGGTTATGGTTATAATCCACTAATGGACTCTAAGCTTATATCTCTCAGTGATGACCCTCTAACCTTTTACAGGTTTTTCAGACTTGTGCTGAACaactctcgctctctttctctctctctttctctgtccagtcttaacacattttttttactcaaatCTGTTAACAGCTGAGGAAACACTAAAACAACTATtaagattttgttttcatatcgCTTCTCTAGCTGTTGCATAACCACGCAGGAGATACTGATGGCTAAGCTGGACttgaaaaacacactgcagagaaatgtgtttgcagAGTCACCTAAGataacatctgtgtttttcagctgattGTTTCCAGCTTAAATcgtctgtttttatttagcaaaaaaaaaaaaaaaatcattcataaATGAGAATGTGCAGTGAATTACATTTTGTgcactttttattattataatgatgTTTGTGCCTTCTCCCACAAGATGGAGCTGTTTTTATGGTTGAGTCAGTTCACTCAGGAGTGGTTATTTATCTCTTGCACAATACAGCATGTGTGTAACTGTTAAGAGTAAACTCTAACACTGTGCTCCAGCCATAAGCTACAGATGGTGCTAATctacagcagagcagctgcaaaAGAAATCAATCTGCGCTAACAAGTGACAAACATATTGCTCGAATTCTGACTTAATTTCATTAAataatctgtttgtgttttcatcttaGCTAACCTACTTTTAGCTGTCAGTGTACTGGGAAGCTGAAAAAGATGTTTTCACACTTGTAATGAAGTGTCTTGACCCGAAAGATGAAAACATGTGAGAAGATGATATGCGAGTGAAAGACGGGCTTTCCTGGCAGGATGCTCGCTCTTGTGCCCAGTGGGTAGAGGAAACAGGGCAGAGAGGCTGAAGTGGCCGGCTGGTAGCTGCAGTCTCACAACAACAGGATGCACACTACGTCAGCGATAGCGGGAGAAAAGTCAGAGGAGTCCTGACAAAGTGCTCTCCTGGAAGTAAACGCATATTCCTTCAAGACGCTTGAGATATCAGGTATCAATCAGTCAGAACTACAAGGGACTGGTGACCTTCAATGACctttaaaaacagaggaagaaaacaatcATTGTCACTGACGTATGCAACCCAGACCTTTAGTCATCCTGACACAGTCAAACATCATGACTAGCTGTCATAAGTTGGTACGCGAAATACTGCATGTAGTATAAACTCACTTGACCCCCTGTAAACTTTCAAGGGCCAGTCCACCTTAATGGGAAGCTGTTGTGGACGGAGTGTGGATCCTTATGTTGTGGttagagtgtgtatgtgtatgacacatattttttttccataacaTGAGTCCCTGGGATATTATGGCGATTTTatattattctgtattttctttcattctgtattttctttttaacttcaTGTGAATTTCTAGTGTATTTACGTGTTGTCTATATTGATTTTTTATTAACTAACAGAGTATAATAAGTGCTCATTATAGTGGTTTTCTTCATTTGAATGTTTGAGTTTTGCTGTGTAGAGCGATGTATGTGTGCAGAGTTTGACTAAAAGGTTGTTTtcacctcctctgtcctcatctTACAATGACAATCTGAGTGTAACACATGAGACATATGAGATAATTCTGTGCCGTAGCAACTCCGCAAAACAATACACAAGTGTGATGTGGATGCTTGAAACTTCCAGTGCACATACAGTGACCGTGGACTtttcagtgtatgtgtatggaGACAGCTTGTGTCCAGCAGTTTGGGTTACTTTAACCCCCACTATTAAGCCTTTAAAAGATCtgtataaatgtttaatatgtAGTTTACGACAGATTTTCCAATGAGGAAGAAGCTGTAGATGTAATTTGAAGAATTTtaactaggaaaaaaaaattctgacacaAATCATTATTCAGAGCAGAGCATATTCATCACAGCATGTCTGGAGGGGATCTTTAATGAAATAACAAATGTGGTAATTACTCAAATTCTACATATGGATTGATAATTACAGCTAAAGTGCACTGCAGGGAAACAAAACATACTAATACTCTATAATAGGAAtgaaaaagatatttttaaattgtttcatTGACCTTAATTAAATTTTCTTAATGGGGCCAAAGAAATGTACTTTTCTGAATGAGGGCTGTTATTAAAAACTATTATCTGGGGAACTTATAGGACAGCAGTAGCATCAAACTAAAACAGAATTCATTTACtcagatttaaaatgtttccCTGCTCATGTCTGTTCATTTGTCAAAAATGAACACGTTGCTCAAAGccatgcagcagcaggtgttcaGGAACTGGATCACCACAAGACTGCGCTTTGGCACGAAGTCACCAGTCATCACATTAGTCGTAACATTTTCAGTGGAAACTCTTTATTAAACAACACCTGGTGTAATTAGTTCTTAATCATGGGAAATCATAAGACTGCCTTATCATTTGACCTCTCATGTACATGCGCAGCAGTGGTGACTCAGTGCACAACTCTTACAACACAAACTGCACAGATGGTAGTCACAGGAAAGGTACACAATAGACTCGAGAGGGGAAGTTGTGAtttagagagaaggagagagaggctATGAGAAACAGATTGTAGAGGCTGGAAAACATTAAACGTGACACTGGCTCCCAATGGATGCACTGTATTATTTAAAGAATTATTGGATAATTTCCTGGAGAGATGTCAGAATGTGGCTAAATACCAGTCCTGAAAAGTTTTTAAGGTGGGCTAATAAAGCCATAAACCAATTGTCAATGGTGTAATTTTATCAAGTAAATATTATCTTTGAGGAAAGGGGTAAGATCTAACTGTTGTTTTCAAAACACTGTACGAGAGTGTGGCGGAGGAGGGGTAGTGAAGGACATTTCAGGAATAAACACACTGACGGCAAAAGTGACTCAAGGGAAAAAGGCACAGGAAAAAAGGGGGCGATAAAGAAAAGCCTGGAGGAGAATTGGGGTTATTTTGGGCTCTGCGGGCTTCCTGCAGGTGatggaaatgaaagaatgatcTCTGGAACAATTGCTCAGCAGCAAGTGgagtgaaagaggagaggaatggaggaagatggggagggggagggtgtCGGTGGAGCAAAGACTGAACATAAGAATCAATGTAAACATCACACAAGGTACAAGGTCACGTCAAGTATAATTACAATGCCTGTGTTTAGACGTTGTTGTTAAAAGGTTGTTTATGTTGGTATCAGTTGTAAATAGAAGATAAAACTGCCACCAAAACTGATTAATTACGAGCATGGGAGCTGCTCTGTAACTATAATGACCACGTTACAGACACACCCCCGCACCCTGCCTGCCATCTCACTATAAAGGGCCCGAGGTGGAGAGGGAAGACAGACTTGAGCATCCAAGAGTCAGAGGGAAACTACAACTGAATGTCTGGATTGATGGTTTACTCAAAAAGCCACCGCggattttattttcttggtGGTAAGTTTCATTCTTTATTTGAGATTATGTCTCTAACACATGATTGacatatttataatttttatttttttttgtcaaagatGCTGATATCTCTATGTTTCTAAGGCTAATACTGAGTTCTAGAGACCATTTGTTAAGAACAGCTCTGGACAATATGTTTTCCTCAGCATCACTTATTCTTTCTCTGCCACAGGCCAGTGCGGCATGGAGATAacagttctgctgctgctgactgtgcCTTTGACTGTCGCCTCACCACTTAGACCGACTCATAGGTGAGTGAAAAACATCAGTAAACATACAGCTAATGATAGAAAAGAAACGGGAACAGTGACCACAATTAATTTTGGGaaggaataaataaaagcttccctacatgtctgtttatttatgttgATTCGTTCACGAAATGTGTATTAATCAGTATGTTATTCTGTTGGACCCACAGGGCAGACTCAAACAGTGTCCTCGCAGGGGACATTGTTCAAGCTACAGGGGTGAAAAGGTCAGAAGACACACAGGAGGAGCGTGCTCCAGCCCTGAGGATCATCCCTTTTCATTCAGAAGACAAACATCTAAACCTGGGTGCACTGAAGCACAGGTACGACAGAGCAgagaaattcaaaacacaatatgAGTGGATGTAATTAATAAACTACTAACTCTGGAATGGCTGAAAACACTAACTGTCTGTAGTTGGCAACTAATGTGGGATTGATACAGAGTAAATACTGTAGATCAAAGTCAGCTTCTACTGGAAACTggataaatgttttatgttgtgtttttagaaatcaagtttttgtttttttctcctctttatcACTGACAGCATGGCGCTGAAGTTACGCCCACGACGTGCACCTCAGCGTGGCTGCCAGCTCGGGACATGCCAGCTTCACAACCTGGCCAACACCTTATTCATCTTCAGCAAAACAAGTGGAAAAGATAAGTCGAAAAAGGCCAGCGACCCTCAGGGATACGGCAGATAGGGCTGAGAGGAACAACAACACTTATGGACTAAGGAGGTGGAGAGTTCTCAACATAAGTCTCCACCTATTTACAACCAAATATCTCTGTGTATGTTCTGACTGACTGGTACTTATAATAGATTTATGCTCATTAACCACATGGAATGTGGATGTATGACTGTTGTGTGAAATCatattccttttttaaaaatctaaagtctgcaatatttaaatgtattatacaataaatatttaatataaacaAGCATGTGGAGTTATGGTTTATGCGTACATGGATTGACCTGCTCAGGTGGAATTGAGGAAAAATGCAAAGGTAGAGAACGGCCCCACAATAATAATGTCACACCG comes from Toxotes jaculatrix isolate fToxJac2 chromosome 21, fToxJac2.pri, whole genome shotgun sequence and encodes:
- the LOC121201151 gene encoding synembryn-A, which translates into the protein MDVDVEGIIQCIKRGDENGVQTQLQEFNKEYAQCFFFDAEERDRRKQRKLEEFRKNKLREFTDSDSDCDEYEVDRGLILRQNLAVVLVRFIRKGVKCRLLRVSLRTLRILSRDKKVLGPLVTDSALLTLAKLAGLTTNDASDDASDPDSEFYDNIIASLAEAKVLQSHNDEDEGDTEANDQNEECHAFDEDAKSDISNANSGDLDSISWFGSHRTSINEMHRGSIHHKELERGRRDRRESKMEGEEEEEGEEPGEEAQRKEAMKVLCNVVYNSTWAQERFSTLRLMCGLIERLSASVGCSSPSSVQFYELRLMFLMTALRPELSTQLQQEGGVSILTAALESCLEVQWKDQYECVLDPAAPPISLEASQRITEILKILFNITYSTHRQEPSEDDAALYRHLVAILRLCLMRKCMLSDDTDELQGHTVNLLSALPLQCLDVLLMVPLEPNSEQCQGVNMDCVHTLLTFMERRLELGDKIKEKLTPILNLLTESCRAHRETRHYIRKHILPPLRDVSHRPEEGSTVKSRLIRLMTHLDTDLKHCAADLIFVLCKENVRRFVKYTGYGNAAGLLATRGLLSGQGSRTYSSDTQYSSDSDSDTEEYRQVKDRINPVTGRVEAEQSDPMEGMTEEEKEEEAKRLIMLFNKLSRDNIIQPMGVDSEGKLVPMSGLRENSLTEEGRSDSDNDGEVEEREKN